The following are encoded together in the Kwoniella europaea PYCC6329 chromosome 1, complete sequence genome:
- a CDS encoding methionine-tRNA ligase: MRRHIPRLLSSFRPRPSTFPATRPILTFNVIRSSSTSTSTSTSALEPSSSQIPSLFTPSGDPSSSKPFYVTTPIFYVNASPHIGHLHSLLLTDVLARFSRLRHPDRKVIFATGTDEHGMKIQQAAKARGVGEQEFCDDVSERFRDLAKLANASNTDFIRTTEERHQKAVEHFWQKLVDRGDIYKGTHSGWYSISDESFYAASQVTKRESDGVMVALESGNEVIWEEETNWKFRLSAYRGFLNEWLSKPESVHPPSVRQHLLSQINNLEDLSVSRPKSRVKWGIPVPNDPDQSIYVWVDALINYLTVTGYPTQNDGWPADVHVVGKDITKFHAIHWPALLASASLSPPRRVIAHAHWTMGKFKMSKSKGNVVDPIQAMRDWSVDGVRWYLMRVGGSLTDDADYAPDQVEVHYRILADQFGNLLSRISGSKMLKKATRELDLVTPTSQDRDEDLDRLLGGLRDEFENKMEVYGVSGACQSVMDVIAATNKLFTDLKPWSAEDGTKAIIYAYHSLRIASILLQPMIPIKSIEALDRLGVPSNKRTWNDAVWPQIEQISTKEVVERLKQGSKEWKGRGHLFPLPDRGKHNLSE; this comes from the exons ATGCGCCGGCACATTCCCCGTCTGCTGTCATCTTTTCGACCGAGGCCTTCAACATTTCCTGCAACCCGACCTATACTAACATTCAATGTGATAcgatcctcttctacctcaaCCTCTACTTCAACTTCGGCTTTAGAGCCCTCCTCATCGCAGATACCATCACTCTTCACCCCTTCGGGAGacccatcctcttcaaaaCCGTTTTACGTCACCACGCCCATCTTCTATGTCAATGCTT CCCCTCATATAGGACACCTACACTCACTACTCCTTACAGATGTCCTCGCTCGATTCTCCCGCTTGAGACACCCAGATAGGAAAGTCATCTTTGCAACGGGCACGGATGAACATGGTATGAAGATACAGCAGGCTGCTAAAGCGAGGGGAGTGGGTGAACAGGAATTCTGTGATGATGTTTCAGAAAGGTTCCGA GATCTAGCTAAATTGGCTAATGCCTCGAATACCGATTTCATACGAACTACCGAAGAGAGGCATCAGAAAGCAGTCGAGCATTTCTGG CAAAAGCTAGTAGACCGAGGAGATATATACAAAGGGACTCATTCAGGATGGTACTCCATATCGGACGAATCGTTTTACGCCGCTTCTCAGGTGACGAAAAGAGAATCAGACGGTGTGATGGTAGCTTTGGAAAGTGGTAATGAGGTGATATGGGAGGAAGAAACCAATTGGAAATTCAGGTTGTCGGCTTATAGAGGTTTTTTGAATGAGTGGTTATCAAAGCCggagt CTGTCCATCCACCTTCTGTCCGTCAACATCTTTTATCCCAGATAAATAACCTCGAAGACTTATCTGTATCAAGACCTAAATCAAGGGTGAAATGGGGTATACCCGTGCCGAATGatcctgatcaatcgatataCGTCTGGGTAGATGCCTTGATAAATTACTTGACCGTTACTGGGTATCCAACACAGAACGATGGGTGGCCCGCGGACGTGCATGTAGTTGGAAAGGATATAACTAA ATTCCACGCTATACATTGGCCAGCCCTGCTAGCTTCCGCATCCCTCTCACCTCCTAGGCGAGTCATAGCTCACGCACATTGGACAATGGGTAAATTCAAAATGTCGAAATCCAAGGGGAATGTCGTGGACCCGATACAGGCAATGAGAGATTGGAGTGTAGATGGTGTGAGATGGTATCTCATGAGAGTCGGTGGTAGCTTGACGGATgatgctg ACTATGCACCAGACCAAGTGGAAGTCCATTATCGGATCCTAGCGGATCAATTTGGAAATTTACTATCGCGTATATCAGGTTCCAAAATGTTGAAAAAGGCTACCAGGGAATTAGACCTCGTCACACCGACGTCGCAAGATagagatgaagatttggatAGACTGTTAGGTGGATTAAGGGATGAATTCGAAAATAAGATGGAAGTCTATGGAGTTAGTGGAGCTTGTCAGAGTGTTATGGATGTTATAGCTGCT ACGAACAAACTGTTCACCGACCTGAAACCATGGTCCGCTGAAGACGGCACCAAAGCGATAATTTACGCTTATCATTCCCTACGAATCGCTTCTATCTTACTACAACCTATGATACCAATCAAGTCGATAGAAGCTCTAGACAGACTTGGTGTACCCTCCAATAAGAGGACATGGAATGACGCTGTTTGGCCTCAGATAGAACAGATAAGTACGAAAGAAGTGGTAGAGAGGTTGAAGCAAGGAAGCAAGGAATGGAAAGGCAGAGGTCATTTGTTCCCTTTGCCTGATAGAGGGAAACATAACCTGTCGGAGTGA